The sequence GGTCGACATGACCTGTGCGGCGACGCCGCTGATCACGTAGTACTGGTAGTAGAAGAGGACCGTCGTGAGAACGATGATGCCGAGATTCAGAGCACGTACGCCTGCGCGTGGATAGTGCGCGAGTTCGCGCCTCCACAACATCGACAGGCCGGAACGGGATGCGTGAGACATGAGACGTCCTGTGTGTTCGGCGGACTGAACCGCATGATCCTGATCACATCACCATGGCAGCAGTCGGGGGTTGTGAGAAACATCCTTTCGGACATTGCTTTTCACCCTTTGGTTGTGAATCAGTCCTTCGTCCACGCGTGAATCGTCAGTTGTGAGGGACCAGCGCATCGAGTTCGGAGGATGACAACGGCGTACCGAATCTGTGTGCGGTGACGCTGATGGCTTGTTCGTGTACGAAGGTGAGCAACTCGATCCGACCTGACTCGACCACCGGCTGGTCGTACAGCGCGATGTCGGCTCGGCCCCCGCTCTGTTCGGCGAAGCGGACGGCGGTGCCGCCGAGGAGGCGTACGCGCTTCGGCGCGCGATCGGACCGCAGGGTCGCGGCCCACGCGGTGTCGTCCTGGACGAGCAGGTCGCTGCCGATGGTGGCGGCAACGGCGGCGGGCAGGGGTGCGGCGGTCGAGATCGTCAGCCGCGATCCGGCCACGCGCCCGGCGCCCACGACGCGGAGCAGGTCCTCAACAGGTCCGCCTTCGTACCGGATCGTCACCGGCATCGGCCGATAGCGCAGCCAGTTCTTCTCGGCGGCAAGGCCGCTGACGTCCCGGGCGACGCCGAATTCGCGCGCCCACCAGTGCGCGTCGGACGCGGCCGCGCGGGCGAGGAACTCGGGGGCACGCGGGCCGTCCGGCTCCCAGTCGCTCAGCGCGATCAGGTAGTTCGGACCGCCGGCCTTCGTCCCCGGCCCGACCGCCGACTTCTTCCACCCGCCGAAGGGCTGGCGACGCACGATCGCGCCGACCGTCGTCCGGTTCACGTAGAGGTTGCCCGCCTGGACCCGGTCGATCCAGGTGCTGATCTCATCCGGGTTCAGCGAGTGCAGGCCGGCGGTGAGGCCGTACTCGACCTGGTTCTGGAGGGCGATGGCTTCGTCCAGATCGGCTGCCGCGACCAGGCCGAGGACGGGGCCGAAGAACTCAATCAGATGCGTGGTGGATCCGGGGCGTACGCCCGCCTTGACGCCGGGCGACCAGAGCCGACCCGTCTCGTCGAGCTGTCGGGGCTGGACCAGCCAGGACTCGCCGGCCTCGAGCGTGGTGAGCGCGGCGCGGAGTTTGCCCTCGGCCGGTGAGATGAGCGGCCCGACTTGGGCGTCCGGGTTGGTGGGGTGATCCACGGTCAGCGATTCGACGGCGTCGACCAGCTGTCGCCGAAACCGTTCCGACGTGGCCACACTGCCCACGAGGATGCCGAGCGAGGCTGCCGAGCACTTCTGTCCGGCATGGCCGAAGGCCGAGGCGACCAGATCCTTGACCGCGAGGTCGAGATCGGCCTCGGGCGTGATCACGATCGCGTTCTTGCCGCTCGTCTCGGCCAGCATCGGAAGGTCGCTGCGGAACGACCGGAACAGGGCCGCGGTCTCGTACGCGCCGGTGAGGATCAGTCGGTCGACGCGCGGATCCGCCACGAGTGCCCGGCCGAGGTCACCCTCCTCGAGGTGGACGAGATGCAGAGCGTCGCGCGGTACGCCGGCCTCCCAGAGTGCGTGCACCATCAGCGATCCGCACTGCTGTGCCTGGGGTGCCGGCTTGATGATCACGGCGGACCCGGCAGCGAGCGCGGCGACGGTTGAGCCCGCCGGGATGGCCACCGGGAAGTTCCACGGGGGAGTGACGACCGTCAGGCCGACGCTCCGGTGCCGGGCGCTGTCGATCGTGCCGAGTTCCTCGGCCAGGGTCGCGTAGTAGAGCGCGAAGTCGATGGCCTCGGAGACCTCCGGGTCACCCTGGTCGATGGTCTTGCCGCACTCGGCGGCCATCACCTCGAGGAGGTCGCCACGCCGCTGGTCGAGGATCGCTGCGGCCCGGCGGAGGACGGCTGCGCGTTCAACGCCGGAACGGCTGCCCCACAACGACGCGTGAGCGGTGTTGATGACGGACTCCAAGGCCTCCGACCGGGTGATCGTGTGGTCGCGTACGAGGTCGGCGCCGAGTGTCGACGCAGGCACCCGCGCGATGATCGCTTCCGCCCAGCCGCGGTTGCCCGACAGCGAGGGGTCGGTGTCGGCGACGTTGTGGAACGGTCCCTCGACCTCGACCGAGTCCGTGCGTCGGTCCTGGACGCGATGCGGAGCCGGGACCTCGGAGTCGAGGGCTGCGAGAGAGGCGACGAAACGGTCGCGCTCCCGGCTGAACAGGTCCTCGCGATCGGCGAGATGGAAGACAGCGGACATGAAGTTGTCCTGGCTGGCGCCCTCCTCCAGGCGACGGACCAGGTACGCGATGGCGACGTCGAACTCCGTCGGCTGCACGACCGGCACATAGAGGAGCAGGCGACCCACAGTGTCCTGGACAGCCTCGGCCTGAGCGGTGGCCATC comes from Nocardioides baekrokdamisoli and encodes:
- a CDS encoding proline dehydrogenase family protein → MGFIGRPSVEVAEVEAQVRQWLTAAAAKPVDPAGKRLADMLADPAGLDFTVSFVDGVIRPEDVRVAARNLRTSARTAPAFLPWHLRTALTLGALVSVATPGFVVAVVRRVLRQMVGHLLVDATEARLGRAISRLRARGVDLNINLLGEAVLGRREADRRLAGVRRLLERPDVDYVSIKVSATVAPHNPWAFDRAVAHISEALLPLFRYAAAECAAGRRKFINLDMEEYRDLDLTVAVFTALLDRPDLHDLEAGIVLQAYLPDALSAMIRLQDWASARRARGGARIKVRLVKGANLPMERVESSLRGWPLATWGSKQETDTHYLRVLEYAMTAERLGNVRLGIAGHNLFDIAYAWALAGERGVRDGDAIEFEMLLGMATAQAEAVQDTVGRLLLYVPVVQPTEFDVAIAYLVRRLEEGASQDNFMSAVFHLADREDLFSRERDRFVASLAALDSEVPAPHRVQDRRTDSVEVEGPFHNVADTDPSLSGNRGWAEAIIARVPASTLGADLVRDHTITRSEALESVINTAHASLWGSRSGVERAAVLRRAAAILDQRRGDLLEVMAAECGKTIDQGDPEVSEAIDFALYYATLAEELGTIDSARHRSVGLTVVTPPWNFPVAIPAGSTVAALAAGSAVIIKPAPQAQQCGSLMVHALWEAGVPRDALHLVHLEEGDLGRALVADPRVDRLILTGAYETAALFRSFRSDLPMLAETSGKNAIVITPEADLDLAVKDLVASAFGHAGQKCSAASLGILVGSVATSERFRRQLVDAVESLTVDHPTNPDAQVGPLISPAEGKLRAALTTLEAGESWLVQPRQLDETGRLWSPGVKAGVRPGSTTHLIEFFGPVLGLVAAADLDEAIALQNQVEYGLTAGLHSLNPDEISTWIDRVQAGNLYVNRTTVGAIVRRQPFGGWKKSAVGPGTKAGGPNYLIALSDWEPDGPRAPEFLARAAASDAHWWAREFGVARDVSGLAAEKNWLRYRPMPVTIRYEGGPVEDLLRVVGAGRVAGSRLTISTAAPLPAAVAATIGSDLLVQDDTAWAATLRSDRAPKRVRLLGGTAVRFAEQSGGRADIALYDQPVVESGRIELLTFVHEQAISVTAHRFGTPLSSSELDALVPHN